The nucleotide sequence GCCGCTCCGCCCAGCAGCAAGGCCAGCGGGACGAGAAAGATCAGACTGCTCATTCAGCGCTTCCAGTTTATGGTTGGTGCGGACATAGCCGGAGCAAAATCAGCATCCCGGCGGAGGCGCTGTTTGCCTGCTTTTAGACGGAGTGCATTGGCGACCACGATGATTGAGGAGGATGACATGGCCAGCGCCGCAATCAGCGGGGTGACATGGCCGAGAATTGCAATCGGCAGGGCGATGACATTATAGAGGATCGCCAGCCCGAAATTTTGCCGCACGAGTTTGCCCGCTTCGGTCGCCACCGCATGGGCTGTTGCTACGGCCTCAAGCCCCGGTCTGAGAAAGACAAAGTCTGCCGCCTGCCGCCCGATATCCGCCGCCGTCACAGGTGCCATGGAGACATGGGCCGCTGCGAGGGCCGGGGCGTCGTTGAGTCCGTCGCCCACCATCAGCGTCTTTCGCCCGGCGGCGGCGAGGGCGGTCAACCGCTCCACCTTCTGTCCCGGCAGGAGGCCAGAGGCATAGTGGTCAATGGTCAGAGACGCGGCAATGGTGGCGACGGCGGGAGCGTTGTCCCCGGACAGAATCTCGATAGGGATGCCGGCGGCGCGCAGCAAGGCTATAGTGTCTGACGCTCCGGGACGAAGCAATTCCTTGAAATGGAAGACAGCCAGGCTCGTTCCTTCGGAGGCGAGGACGGTACCGGTCGCTGTCGGCCCGTTCAAGCCGGGCGACAATGCCCAGTCTGCTCGGCCCAAGCGATAGAGCTTACTGGCGATGCGGCCTTCGACACCAAGTCCGGCTTCTTCCCGGACGTCCGTAACGGGTGGCTTTTTAAAACCGCCGCCGTCCACCAAAGCCGCGAGAGCTTGCGAATGCGGGTGCTTTGAATGGGCTCCGAGCGTGCCGGCAATAGCCAGCGCTTCAGGGTCGAGGTCGCCTTCGTTCGCCAGCCGCATATCACCCGAGGTCAAGGTTCCCGTCTTGTCGAACACGGCGCTGTCGATTTCGGCGAGGCGCTCAATCCCAGATCCGTCCTTGACCATGATGCCGTTTTCGAAGAGCCGCCGCGTGGCCACGACCTGAACGATCGGAACCGCGAGTCCAAGCGCACAGGGGCAGGTGATGATCAGGGCAGCAATGGCGATGGTAACGGAGCGATGGACATCGCCGGTCGCCAGCATCCAGCCACAAAATGTAAGCAGCGCGGCGGTATGAACCAGCGGGGAATAGAGACTTGCGGCGCGATCCGCCAAGCGTCTGTACCGCGCGCGCCCGTCCTCGGCAGCTGCCATTAAACGGAGCATTTCAGCGAGGAAGGAATCTTCCGCCCGGGCGGTTGCGATCACGGTCAGCGCACCGGTCAGATTGAGCGTGCCGGCCTGGATCTTCGAGCCGGTCTGAACGGGCTGTGGCATGCTTTCTCCGGTCGCGATTGCACGATCGAGCTCGGACCGCCCGTCTTTAACCGTCGCATCGACCGGAACGCGATCGCCAGCGACAAGGAGGAGCTGCATACCGGGCTCGATCTCGGCCACCGGAATATATTTGCGGCTGCCGTCGCTTTGAAGCACGGTGGCCCCGCGTGGCGCAAGCTGGATCAGCCCCTCAACCGCGGCCCGGGCTTTCTCGCACATCAGACGATCGAGCGTGCGGCCGATCAGCAGGAAAAAAATAAGTGAGGTCGCAGCATCGAAATAGGCGTGAGGTCCATTGTTGATGGTATCGTAAAGGCTCAAACCGAATGCCAGAGAAACGCCGATCGAAATCGGCACGTCCATGTTGGTGCGACCGCGTTTAAGGGCGCTCCAGGCTGACAGGAAGAAGATACGTCCAGAATACAGCAGGCACAGCAGTGCCAGGGACGCCGAAATCCAGTGGAAGGCATGGCGTGTTGCGGCATCGGCACCGGACCAGACCGAGACCGACAACAGCATGATATTCATGGCTGAGAAGCCGGCCACTGCCAATGCCCGGATCAACCGCCCAAGCTCGGGATCTTTCCTGGTCTCCTCGGCGCGGAAGATATGCCCGGGGAAGCCAAGCTTTTCCAGCGTTTCAAGAAGGGCCGGTGTGCCTTCGCCCCGCCACCGGACGCCAGCGCGCTTGGTCGACAGGTTCACGCGCGCATACTCAACGCCCGGCATGGCGAGCAGTCCGCTCTCCACCGTTCGTATGCAGCCGGCACAGCGAACCCCGGGAATGGCAATGTCCGTCTGGTACAGACCGCCGCCAAGCGCCCGGCTCGCCAGCCGGATTTCATCTTGGAAAAATGGCATATCCGCAGCCGGGGAGGTCATCGGATCGCCCTGTAACTGTGCCAGGTCGCATGGCCGATCAACGGAAACACCAGGATCAGCCCAAGCAGACCTGTTGCGGCGCTGAGCAGGAAAAGGACCAGGACGATGGCTCCCCACATCAGCATGACGGGAAGGTTGTTCCAGACCAGAGAGATGCTCAGGCCCATGGCCGTAAAAGCGTCGGTGCGTTCGTCAAGCAGCATCGGCACGGCGAATATGCTTATGGCGAATGAAAAAGCGGCGAATAGTCCGCCGACGATTGTGCCGACCGTCAACATGGCCCAGCCGTATGGGGTCATAAACAGCATGGCGACAACATGATCAAGCCCTGGAAAAGGCCGGAGCCCGAAGAACAGGGCATAAATGATGACCGCGGCGCGCATCCACACCAGCATCAGCAGGCAGAGGATCGCGCCAGTATACCAGACCTGGGCTCCCGATGCGGATTTTACGAAAAACATCCGGCTGAGACGGGGCTCTTTCCCTTTTTCTATGGCTCGGCTTTTCTGATAAAGCCCGATTGCGATGAACGGCCCGACCACCATAAAACCAGCCAGCGCTGGTAACAGGATATAGTCGAGCTCAAACTCGAACAGTCCCCAGATAATGGCAATCGAGATGGCGAATATGGCAAGGCCATAGGCGAGGCTCGTCCCCGGGCTGTGCCAAAGATCATGCCACCCTTTCGCCAGCCAGCCGAACGCGGCGCTGGCGGGCAGATTGCGTTGCCTTTGCGCGGATAACGGCAGGATGATCGTCTCGGAACTGTGGTTTGTGCCCATCACTCTCTCTCCCTTAACAGGCCGATCGTGCCGCACGATAGGGTCCCATATCATCGCTCTCTTTGGCATGCGGCACACAGTCAGGTGCGGAGCTGAACGCCACATAAACGAGATGCGCATTGGCGGCGATCAACAATACGAGGCCGATACCGATGCCGATAAGCGTCATGGTCTTCCATTGAAGCTGCTTCATGGCTGACCTTCTCCAAGCGTTCCGACATAAAGGGCAAGGATCTTTATGTCTGTCGGCGGCAGACGATCCGACCAATGCGGCATATGCCCTTGCCGCCCGGAATAGACGCTCGTATAGACCGACTGCGCATCCCCGCCATAGAGCCAGACAGAATCCGTGAGGTTGGGCGCGCCGAGTTCCTGTTGGCCCCGGCCCGCCTCACCGTGGCAGGCACTGCAATTGTCGGCAAAGATTTCCTTCCCGGCACCGAGGCGGGCCGTTTCTTCGGCAGTCAGGGTTTGCCCGGACAGCGATCTGACATGGGCCGTCACGCTCAGCACCTGTTCGCGGTCGAGCATGCCCTCGCGGCCGAAAGCGAGCATTTGCGAGGTTCGTGTGCCATCGACCGTGGTATTGATGCCGACGCGGATTGTCTCGGCGATGGCGTCGGGCGAGCCGCCCCAGATCCAGGCACGAGCCGCAAGGTCCGGAAAGCCCGGCCCACCGGTTCCCCGGACGCCATGGCAAACCGCACAGTTATCACCGAACAGCGCCTGACCGCGATCACGCACATACTGCATGAGCTTGGGGGCGGCGGCGATCTCCTTGAAATCGGCGGCGGCGATCCGATCGGTCCAGACGGCGCGGTCGGCTGCGGCCTTATCGACCTGGCGCATCACAACCTCGCGCTGATCGATGCCAAGCAGGCCCTTCGTATAGCTCCAGCCGGTCGGCCAGGCTGGCATCAAGATCCAATAAATGATTGCAAACAGCGTGGTCAGGGCGAGGAACCACAGCACTATGCGGGGTACTGGCGTGTCCAGTTCCTCAATGCCGTTCCATTCATGTCCGGTCGTTTTCCGGCCCGTGATGTGATCGTGTTTTTCAGGCTCCATGGGGGCAGGCTTCGGCCGGTCGTCTGTGTCGAGAATACTATTTTTCGCTTGATCAAAGCGTTTCCGGTTTGCAGGCCAGAACACATAAACCAAGACCAGAACCGCAAGCCCGATCATATAGAACAGCCCCCAGCTCTTGGAAAAAGCGACCAATGTTTCGTGATTCATCGGTCACTCCTCCGTCGTAGCGGCTTGTGGATGGGCAGCATCCGTCAGCCGACCGAGAATTTGCAGATAAGCAACAAGTGCATCCATTTCGGTCAGGTCGCCGGGCTTTCCGTTGAAGGCCCGGATATTTGTCGCCGATCCATAACGCAGGGTGACGCCCGCCGCCTGGTTGCTGTCCGGGTTGGCCTGACCATAAAGATCGGCCGACGCGTTGGCGATCATCTCATCTGTATAAGGGACACCCACGGCGCGTTGTGCCGCAAGATGTTGGCCGGCGTCATCGGTCCGGAGCAGATTGCGTTGGAGCCAGCCATAGCGCGGCATGACCGATTCCGGCACCACATCACGGGGGTTGATCAGATGCGCCACATGCCAGGCGTCGCTGTATTTCTCCCCGAGCCGGGCCAGATCGGGACCGGTGCGCTTGGATCCCCACAGCATTGGATGATCATATTTCGATTCCACGGCCAGGGAATATGGGCCGTAGCGTTCGACCTCATCGCGCAACGTGCGGATCATCTGACTGTGGCAGGCATAGCATCCCTCGCGGATATAGATGTTACGCCCGGCCAGTTCGAGCGGCGTATAGACCCGCATGTCCGGCGCCGCTTCCACCGTCTCATCAATCGTGAAGAGCGGTGCGATCTCGACCAAACCGCCGATACTGGCGACCAGGATAATGGCCAGAGCAAAGCCCATGGTATTGCGTTCGATTTTACGATGAAATTCAGGCATAGCGATTACTCCCCCGCCTGAGTGGCCGGTTGCAGGACGGGTACATCCGCCTGGCTGTCGTCGGATACCGCGCTGGTCCGCGCCAACCGGATCGTCATCCATAGATTATAGGAACCGACAATCGCGCCGAGCAAGAACAGCAAGCCGCCGAAAGCTCGGGCAATGTAATAAGGATGCATCGCGACGACGCTGTCGATAAAGGAATAGGCAAGCGTGCCACTGTCATTATAGGTGCGCCACATCAGACCTTGAATGATGCCTGAGTTCCACATGGCGAAGACGTAAACGATGGTCCCCGAGAGGGCCAACCAGAAATGGACCTCGACCAGCTTCGGCGAATACATGCGTTCTTGCTTCCACATCCAGGGAACCAGCGCATAGATCGAGCCGAAGGTGATCATGGCTACCCAACCAAGCGCGCCTGCGTGAACATGGCCGACGGTCCAGTCCGTATAATGGGAGAGTGAGTTGACCGCCCGGATGGCCATGAACGAGCCTTCGAAAGTCGACAGACCATAAAAGACCGCGGCCACCATCATGAAACGCAGGGTGGCATCGTCGCGCACCCGGTGCCACGCGCCGTTCAGGGTCGCGAGCGCATTGCCGGCCGAAGCCCAGGACGGCACCAGCAACACGATCGAAAAGGTCATGCCGAGCGTCTGAACCCATTGTGGCAGCGCCGTATAATGGAGATGATGGGAACCGGCCCACATATACATGAAGGTAATCCCCCAGAAGCTGATGATCGACAGCCGATAGGAGAAAAGCGGCCGCTCGGCGCGTTTGGGCAGATAATAATACATCATGCCGAGGAAGCCGGCGGTCAGGAAGAAAGCGACGGCATTATGCCCATACCACCATTGGGTCATGGCGTCCTGAACGCCTGAGAATAGCGAATAGCTTTTGGCATGGCCAAACGAGACCGGCACCGCAAGGTTGTTGACGATATGCAAAATCGCCACAACGAGGATAAAGGCCATGTAATACCAATTGGCGACGTAGATATGAGGTTCCTGCCGCCGCCGCAATGTCCGGATATAGAGCAGGAAATAAACGACCCATACAATCACCAGCCAGATGTCGGCATACCATTCCGGTTCTGCATATTCCTTGGACTGGGTCACGCCCATCAGATAGCCAGTGGCTGCCAGGATGCAAAACAGATTATAGCCAATCAGCACGAACCACGGACTGAATTGATCGGGAAGTCGGGCTCGGGATGTCCGTTGCAGAATGTGAAAGGACGTTGCGATCAGGGCATTGCCGCCGAAACCAAAAATAACGCCGGACGTATGAACCGGGCGGAGGCGCCCGAAACTGGCCCAGGCGGCGTCGAACGTCAGATCCGGCCATGCCAGCAGCGCTGCAACCCAGACCCCGACGAACATCCCGACGACCGCCCAGGCCATGGTCAGCACAATGCCCAGTTTGGTCGGGTCATCATAATATTCGAGAAGGCGCTCCGGCGCGGGCTCCGGATCGTAATAGCGATTGATAACAACGACTATGAAGCTAAGGCTGAACCCGAGAATGATAAAGCCATGAACCCCGAGAGGGTCAGCTCGGCCAGCCACGGCCAGGGCCAGGCCACAACAGGCCATGATGGTAAGCACGACAAGCGCAAGTTGTCGTTCTGCTACAGTAAGTCTCGAAACCATTTATTTCCCCCCGATCACGCAATAGACGCCTTGATGTCCGATAGATGGCCGAACATGGCCAGAGGCTGGCCAGAGTCTGACCAGAGTATGGGCGGCTTTTGCGAGCGTATAATGTCGAGTGTGTTTTTGTCCAATATGGTGAGCTCGGTGGTGACCGTCGCTGAAAACTCATCGACCGCCGGCATCATCATCGAGGCCCTTGTCTTGCAGGTGTTTTCAGCCGACAGAGCGGCCCGAATGGCCCATGCCCTGGTGCTGCAACTCATCCGAGCAACCAATTCTGAAACCTGCCTTACCACGTCCTGACTTACTGCCACCGCGTCCAAAAGAAGCATTTGAAATACCAGTTTAGCAGCCGAAAGACATCCGTCCAAGCCGCAAAAGCATCATAGCAGTGCCAGATTTAAGGCTGCCGCCCTAGGATTAAGGGCAGTGGGTGACAGCCACCGCGATAAGCTGTTTGACCTTATTCGGCCCTGATGGGTTTGGGGAAGCCGCCTGCTTTGCTCACAAGGCCGGGTACCGGGCGGCCGAGCATGTCGGCGAGCCAGTGGGCGCTGGCGATCACCTGGTCGAGGTCGACGCCGCTGACCAGGCCGGAGCGGTCGAGGAGATAGAGCAGATCCTCGGTGGCGATATTGCCGGTGGCTTTTGGCGCGAAGGGACAGCCGCCGATGCCGCCAAGGCTTGCGTCCAGGGTCACGACCCCTTCTTCGATGGCGGCCATGGCATTGGCGATGCCGGTGTTGCGGGTGTTGTGAAAATGGGCGCGGAGCGGCATGTCCGGCAGGCGTTCGCGCAATTGACCGAAAAGATCATGAACCTGTGCGGGCACGCCGACGCCGATGGTGTCGGCGAGCGCGATTTCGATTGGCCCCGCTTCGGCCAGCTGTTCGGCGATGTCGAGCACGCGTTCGGCTGGAACCTCGCCTTCGAACGGACAGCCAAAGCTTGCGGCGATGGTCACTTGAGCCCGCCGCCCGTGGTCATGGGCGAGGCGCAGGATGTCGCGGGCGGCGGCGATGCCCTCGACGATAGTCTGGCCCTGATTTTTCTGCCCGAAGCTATCTGTCGCGACGACCACGCAGCCGAGTTCATGGACGCGGGTGGCGAGCGCCCGGAGCGCGCCTTTTTTATTGAGCACGAGGCCGATATAAGACACCCCCTCATGCTCCGGCAGTCCGGCGACCACGGCTTCGGCATCGGCCATTTGCGGCACCCGGCCGGGATGCACAAAGCTCGCCACCTCCAGCCGGCGGATCCCGGCGGCGACGGCACGATTGATAAGCGCGATCTTGTCGGGCGTCGACACCACGCCAGGCTCATTCTGCAGCCCGTCGCGGGCGCCGACTTCAAGGATATGGACAAGATTTTTTGTCATGGCGCTGATCCGGATAAAAGGGACATCTGCGGGCAAAAAGAAATGGGCCTGTGGATACCTGTGGATAATTGTATACAAATATTATTGGCCTTTGTATACATAAACACAGATAACGGGTTGAAAGGACTGATCGCGTGATGCAAACGACTGCTTCGGCTGGAACTGGGTCTCCCTTCGGGGCTTTGAAGGGCTTACGGGTTATTGAACTCGGGCAGTTGATCGCCGGGCCGTTCTGCGGCCAGCTTATGGCCGATCACGGAGCCGAGGTGATCAAGATCGAACAGCCGAAGCTTGGCGACCCCATGCGTGAATGGGGCCGTGGCAAGCCGGTCTGGTGGCCGGTGCTGGCCCGCAACAAGAAATCCATCACGCTCGATCTGCGTCAGCCCGAGGGCCAGCAGATCCTGAAGGATCTGGTCGCCAAGGCCG is from Govania unica and encodes:
- a CDS encoding ribbon-helix-helix protein, CopG family, which translates into the protein MLLLDAVAVSQDVVRQVSELVARMSCSTRAWAIRAALSAENTCKTRASMMMPAVDEFSATVTTELTILDKNTLDIIRSQKPPILWSDSGQPLAMFGHLSDIKASIA
- the ccoO gene encoding cytochrome-c oxidase, cbb3-type subunit II translates to MPEFHRKIERNTMGFALAIILVASIGGLVEIAPLFTIDETVEAAPDMRVYTPLELAGRNIYIREGCYACHSQMIRTLRDEVERYGPYSLAVESKYDHPMLWGSKRTGPDLARLGEKYSDAWHVAHLINPRDVVPESVMPRYGWLQRNLLRTDDAGQHLAAQRAVGVPYTDEMIANASADLYGQANPDSNQAAGVTLRYGSATNIRAFNGKPGDLTEMDALVAYLQILGRLTDAAHPQAATTEE
- the ccoP gene encoding cytochrome-c oxidase, cbb3-type subunit III; this translates as MNHETLVAFSKSWGLFYMIGLAVLVLVYVFWPANRKRFDQAKNSILDTDDRPKPAPMEPEKHDHITGRKTTGHEWNGIEELDTPVPRIVLWFLALTTLFAIIYWILMPAWPTGWSYTKGLLGIDQREVVMRQVDKAAADRAVWTDRIAAADFKEIAAAPKLMQYVRDRGQALFGDNCAVCHGVRGTGGPGFPDLAARAWIWGGSPDAIAETIRVGINTTVDGTRTSQMLAFGREGMLDREQVLSVTAHVRSLSGQTLTAEETARLGAGKEIFADNCSACHGEAGRGQQELGAPNLTDSVWLYGGDAQSVYTSVYSGRQGHMPHWSDRLPPTDIKILALYVGTLGEGQP
- a CDS encoding heavy metal translocating P-type ATPase; translation: MTSPAADMPFFQDEIRLASRALGGGLYQTDIAIPGVRCAGCIRTVESGLLAMPGVEYARVNLSTKRAGVRWRGEGTPALLETLEKLGFPGHIFRAEETRKDPELGRLIRALAVAGFSAMNIMLLSVSVWSGADAATRHAFHWISASLALLCLLYSGRIFFLSAWSALKRGRTNMDVPISIGVSLAFGLSLYDTINNGPHAYFDAATSLIFFLLIGRTLDRLMCEKARAAVEGLIQLAPRGATVLQSDGSRKYIPVAEIEPGMQLLLVAGDRVPVDATVKDGRSELDRAIATGESMPQPVQTGSKIQAGTLNLTGALTVIATARAEDSFLAEMLRLMAAAEDGRARYRRLADRAASLYSPLVHTAALLTFCGWMLATGDVHRSVTIAIAALIITCPCALGLAVPIVQVVATRRLFENGIMVKDGSGIERLAEIDSAVFDKTGTLTSGDMRLANEGDLDPEALAIAGTLGAHSKHPHSQALAALVDGGGFKKPPVTDVREEAGLGVEGRIASKLYRLGRADWALSPGLNGPTATGTVLASEGTSLAVFHFKELLRPGASDTIALLRAAGIPIEILSGDNAPAVATIAASLTIDHYASGLLPGQKVERLTALAAAGRKTLMVGDGLNDAPALAAAHVSMAPVTAADIGRQAADFVFLRPGLEAVATAHAVATEAGKLVRQNFGLAILYNVIALPIAILGHVTPLIAALAMSSSSIIVVANALRLKAGKQRLRRDADFAPAMSAPTINWKR
- a CDS encoding DUF2189 domain-containing protein, with the protein product MGTNHSSETIILPLSAQRQRNLPASAAFGWLAKGWHDLWHSPGTSLAYGLAIFAISIAIIWGLFEFELDYILLPALAGFMVVGPFIAIGLYQKSRAIEKGKEPRLSRMFFVKSASGAQVWYTGAILCLLMLVWMRAAVIIYALFFGLRPFPGLDHVVAMLFMTPYGWAMLTVGTIVGGLFAAFSFAISIFAVPMLLDERTDAFTAMGLSISLVWNNLPVMLMWGAIVLVLFLLSAATGLLGLILVFPLIGHATWHSYRAIR
- the ccoN gene encoding cytochrome-c oxidase, cbb3-type subunit I, yielding MVSRLTVAERQLALVVLTIMACCGLALAVAGRADPLGVHGFIILGFSLSFIVVVINRYYDPEPAPERLLEYYDDPTKLGIVLTMAWAVVGMFVGVWVAALLAWPDLTFDAAWASFGRLRPVHTSGVIFGFGGNALIATSFHILQRTSRARLPDQFSPWFVLIGYNLFCILAATGYLMGVTQSKEYAEPEWYADIWLVIVWVVYFLLYIRTLRRRQEPHIYVANWYYMAFILVVAILHIVNNLAVPVSFGHAKSYSLFSGVQDAMTQWWYGHNAVAFFLTAGFLGMMYYYLPKRAERPLFSYRLSIISFWGITFMYMWAGSHHLHYTALPQWVQTLGMTFSIVLLVPSWASAGNALATLNGAWHRVRDDATLRFMMVAAVFYGLSTFEGSFMAIRAVNSLSHYTDWTVGHVHAGALGWVAMITFGSIYALVPWMWKQERMYSPKLVEVHFWLALSGTIVYVFAMWNSGIIQGLMWRTYNDSGTLAYSFIDSVVAMHPYYIARAFGGLLFLLGAIVGSYNLWMTIRLARTSAVSDDSQADVPVLQPATQAGE
- a CDS encoding hydroxymethylglutaryl-CoA lyase codes for the protein MTKNLVHILEVGARDGLQNEPGVVSTPDKIALINRAVAAGIRRLEVASFVHPGRVPQMADAEAVVAGLPEHEGVSYIGLVLNKKGALRALATRVHELGCVVVATDSFGQKNQGQTIVEGIAAARDILRLAHDHGRRAQVTIAASFGCPFEGEVPAERVLDIAEQLAEAGPIEIALADTIGVGVPAQVHDLFGQLRERLPDMPLRAHFHNTRNTGIANAMAAIEEGVVTLDASLGGIGGCPFAPKATGNIATEDLLYLLDRSGLVSGVDLDQVIASAHWLADMLGRPVPGLVSKAGGFPKPIRAE